CAAGAGAGGCTTGTCCCGCTTTAGGGAGGTGCGTTGCCCACCCTGCGCTCCCCATTTCGGTGGGCACACGCAAACTGGTTGAAGAGCGAGTTGGGAACGCAGGCGGGACAGTAGCTCTCCCGTGCCAACAGCAGGGTGGACCGAATTACCGACGGTGGGTCATTGAATCACGGTTCAAAATAAAATCCTCAAGGTTGCTAATTATTGCTGGAATCCTGTCCAGCTGGTTACTGAGCAATGCTGGGTTCCAGCCACCATCCTATTTCCAGGTGGTTGCGTGAGCGGCAGGGAAAGGAGGGCTATTTCCAGCCAGCATCAGCGGGACCACGAGCATTCGGGGTGCGAGGGGGTCCCCCCCCCCATAAGGGCAGGCACTGCGAGGGGGTTCGAAACCCAGCGGGATGCACAAATCCAGGCATTCGGATACgcagcttttctctgcttctgctcaTTGCTTTAAGGGGTGTTGGGGTGTCCCTGTCCAGGCCAAGCACAAGGCTTTTGGGGAGCATTTGTGCAAAGGCTGAGGGATGAGGTGCGGGgtcggtggcggggggggggattagTAGGTACGGAGCAGTGTCCTGACCCATGAACCGCAGATGTGGCCCGTGTCCTAGGCTTGGGAATACCATCCCAGCGCATGGCTGGATTTGGCTGCTGCACCGTGGTGTGCCAAAGGGCGTGCAATGGGCAGGTGCCTTCTCATGGCACCACCAGGGACCAGACAAAGGTCCCTTTTCTCCCCTGTACCCCTCCAGACCCTACGTGGGGTCCCCCCCAGCCGGTGCTCTGAGCATGGGGAGAAACCCTCCCTGGGGAGACCAGGCAGGGAGGGGACGTGCACCCTCGGGAGGAGGTATGGGTGAGGGAGGGCCGTGGAGGTGTCTCCCAAGTCCTCTCCATCCGTTCTTACATCCCCTATACCACGTGTGGATGTAAAGAGGTCCGGGATCTCCCTGGGACAGACCCTGCGGCTCCGGGTGGTGGTCAGGGGAGCCCATGGGCacaggcacccagcacccagctccCATCTAGACCCCCTGGGGCTGTGGGGGCTCAGCATCCCAGGCAAGCTGAGACCAAGGGAGGCAGATACTGGGGCACCAAATCCCAGCTCCCCTCAGCACTCAAGAGAgtacagaagcagcaaaaagtgctttaaaatggcCAGGTTTGATGACAACCAGGGTGGgatgttcgggggggggggggggcgggggagccaCCCGGGAGGTGTCGGTGCTGGCACCGCTCCCCTTCCCAGTGCTCCTGGAGCATCTGGGAGAGTAGGGAACAGAGTTCCAGCCTTCAATTTGAATGGCTTTGATTTCTGCGGCTTCGTCAGCCCCTTCAtgttaattaaataaatttttgtgGGAGAAGGCTAGCTTTCATTTACATGCATAATTTGCTGCACAATTACCCTGATGGGGCATGCAAATGGGGTAAGTCGGTGCTCCATTGGGCACTTGGACCTCTTTGCTCCCAGCCAGCCCGCGTAGCCCTGTGTGAGCCGGGCCGGAGCACGGCTCCCAACGGCACACCTTTTTCCTGGGAAGGGGAAATGACAAACCTCCCCGGTGCACAAACACGTCCCGGTTTGGGCGGGCAGAGTATCCTGCCTGCTGGCCTGGGCAGGtgatggggttggggacagcgAGGGCCTCCAGGCGCTGGGCGGCCAACCAGGCACCTTCGGTTGGGTTTGGTGATGATGGATCCACCCGTCCCGTCCTGCTCGCTGCCTCTTGGCGTGAAGATAAAACACTTCATGTAAGCCTGACCCATGCTATTTCTGTGCCCTAACTGAAGGAGTAGTCAGgtgggttgtatttttaagcctGGGGTAAGGATGGGCTTTGAGATTTCTTCTCGGCCAGGGCTGAGCCACCAGCTGTGAGTCACGGTTACGCGCAGGGTATAATCACGGAGCAGAGAGGTTTGTAACGGGAAGGCGAGGAGGAGGCTTGCAGCGCGCCCGAGCCCCCCGCGACCGCCCATCGGCACCACAACACACAcgtcctccttttcccttcccggCGTCCGCCGCCATCCTGGGATGTGGCCGGACTCCCCGCGCGGCCGATACGGATGAAGCGGTGGGATAGCTCTGCCCGTGGCCGGACATCTTTCTGGCAAACCCTGGCTTCACCGGGTGTGTTCCTTGGGaagagctgggggaggaaggcagggcaCCTTTGCAAAAAATAGCTGCAGTGCTCCGGGCGCTGCAAGGAGCCATTAGCGTGGGGTGGGAGCTCACGGCAGCCTCTTTAATTTAGCCGGGGAGTTGGGGTGTGCTGCTCCGCTCCCCGCGCTGGCAGAGCATCACCCGCTGCCGGCCTCGGTACCCAGGCAGGTGCTCGCCTTTGCGCCCACATAATTAGCAGCAAAATCCAACTGATGTCAGCAGCAGGGTCAGGATTTTCCCACTCCTGAGCTCATGTCGCAGCCGTTCGTgcctcctcctctgggcatccgCAGCGGCTCGGCCAGAAAACGCGGCACTGCCGAGCGACGTGCGGCAGCATTTTCTGGCAGTGCGGGATGAGCCCGTGCAGAGGTGTTGGTGCTCTGTACCACCCGCTGTGCGTGTTTTAAATGGGAAAAGCTTTGCAGATAGAATCCTCTGGGGTCCACCTGTGACACCATGCTCTCAGCCGGCTGTTTGTGGGGTTGGGGGAGCGTGGGGGGGATACAAATGGGGGCCAAGGCTGCCTCGCAGCCAGGCTGGGGGTGCCCGGTGCTGAGCCCCATGTCCTGCAGCTCCCGATGTTCATCTCGGGAGGATGGAGGAAGCGCTCGTGAGACAAAGTGGGACCTGGCAGAGGCTCAACTGCATTTCATAGTACTTGGGATAACTCTCAAACGTCTCCCCGCTTTGGAAAACCTCCGGAGcttattttttcctgcttgcaagTGAAGGATAGCATCTTCCTTGCATCTCCTTTAAGCCTATTTTAGGATTCAGAGCACTTGATGTGGTTGAATATCCTggcatttccttttaatttagtGTCTGAAATAGGATCATGGGGACCATTGGGAGCAGCTAGGACCAGTAATTATGACTGATGCGCAGTTTATAGAAACAGAGAAagtttacagtgaaaaaaaagtgTAGCTAAAAATAACCTGGGGAGCAGGACAAAGGGCAGGCGGCCCTGGCACCCCATCTCTGGGAAGAGAACGGGAACACGCAGGGGGACACCGAGGGACTTAGCCCAGCTGGAGCTGGGCATCCCTGGCCGGGGGTTGCATGgccccatttttattttttttttattaattttttgggggtggtgggagcacACAGCATAATCATGGCATTTAGCTttgggaaaagaagcagcagctcttgagGGGAAGACAATAAATGCCAAAGGAGGGGGCAAAGAGAGCAAAGAGCTTGGGTTAGGTTTTTTTAGTGTGTCTCATCTGCAATCCGGATAATCCGCCCACAGATAATTGAGGGTTGGCAGTGTGGCTGAGTCAACCCGCCCCGAATCAATAGCAGGTTCCCAGGCGCGACGGGCTCCTGGCCGGCCGGGAAGGGCCCATCTCCCATGCACACAAaccccccagcaccagcagcatttTAGCACCCACTTTTCCACCTGGGCAAAGGGCGCTGGGTGCTTTTGGGATGCGACGCCCGCTCGCCCGCTGCAGGGTCGTAATTTTGGAGCCATTTATAATTTTTCTAGAAAACGTGGCGATATTAAACCTCCTCCAACCTGCTGATCATCAGCCTGGATTGCTGTTTGTTAAACACCGTGCAGCCGGTCCCATCCCTGTCGCCCTCCTCTGCGGTGCTAACCCCATGTCAGCACAGGAGAGGATGCTTCGCCCTTGGTCCTGCTCCACGAAATGGAGGAGAAAGCAGGGATTCCTCTTTTAGTCTCTCATCCCAAATACCAGGCAGCTTGCTATTAAGTCCAGCTCATTTTGTTCATCAAGGTGCACGCCTAATTGGGGTCTCCTTTGGTGTTTCTCATCCCTGCCAGCTCAcctccctctgccttcagctctgatCTCCTCCATCACCTCCGCAGCATACGGATGCAAAGATTTTAATAAACTGCTGCTTTAGCAAAGGTTTTCACCCTTCTCCAAGGCTGAAAAATCACCCCAGGGACTTTTTTGTGTTGCTGGGTCCCTGTAACCTCCTCGGCTCTGCCATAAaattcctcctgcccttccccgGAGCAATGTCCACCCACAGCATCGCTTTGCCGAAGACATTCGGCCCGTGACGATCGTGCTGGTTTCTGAGCCGGTATTTAATCTTGTTGGGTCTCGCCTGATGCCAGGGAGCAAAGAGGTGACCCATGAAATATCCAGGTGACCAAAAATATTCAAAGAGACACTGCTCTGTACCTGGGTGTCCCCCGAACTGACCGCAGGACCTCCCCCTCGGGGTTTAtgagtgaaaaaaacaaaacaggaggtgATTCCTCtggttgtgttttggggggatttaAGGATTTTGCAAGAGCCGTGAGGCATCGGCAGCTTCGGCAGCATCTTTAATGGCCCAGGAGCATTAAACCATCAGTGGTGCGTTggtggaagaaacagaaaagcagaaaagagcctgaggggctgcagtggggtcAGGGGGCTGGTGTCCCCCCACCACCGAGGGGGTGCACGGGCCGGATCCGGCTCCTCTCAGCATCCTCCTGCCCGCAGCTGGCCGCCGGCCGGGCAGCCTCCCCGCGGGAGCAGGAAGCGTTCTCCGCATCCGCCCCTGCCCGCCTGGCCCTGGGCTTTTTTTATAACATAACTTGTGGTGAGCCCAGTAGCTTGAGGGAATGtggggttttaaaaaaagaaaaaaaaaaaaaaaaaaaaaaagaaaaaaaaagaaagaaaaaaagaaagaaaaaaaggggaaaaaaagaaggaaaaaaaccccaaaagacctGTGACTGCATAATTAAAATCTCAGTGTTCGGAGAGATGCGCCACGCTGCTCCCCGCTAATAAATGGGGGTGGCAACTTTATGGTGTATTAAATttggaatgtttttttccccccagaatcagttaaatattgcatttaaaacatgcgtttttatttatttaattatttgattgttttttttttaaaagtaagcgCCAGGTCAGATTTGTTACGTTGCTTTTGTGCCTGAAGCAGAAGGAACTTTAATCACTTTAATTATATTCAGTCATAGCAGCttggaatatttttaaagaacaatttgaagaaaataattacatattaGAGAAACTGTGTGGGGCTGTATTACCGTAAAGAAAGacggtggtttttttctttatggacgtcaaaaaaaaaaaaaaaaaatcaacagatttttcctttcccaacATGCACTAGACTTCTGCAGAAAGTAGGTATTTTGAGTAAAAGgcaaggttttatttttacagagcaGTGACCTGACAATCCCCTCTCCTCAGTTTTGCATAGGCTGCAAATCTTTACATTCCATCAGCCTGAAGCTTGCAGGTGAGGGGACCTGTGATGCTCAGCGATGGCCCCGGCGAGCCCCAGGCTGTCCAGATTTTATCCCCCGAGCACCTGCTACCAGAAAAGCTTGCAAAACCCCCCAATTTCTGCTCCAGACAGTCTTGCTGACCTCCAAAACTcaggggtttgggtgggtttttcaCCCTTTGGAGAAGTGCAAAGAGCTGCAGCCCCTAAACCACAGGACTAGGGGCAGCTTTTCAGTGCTCCCACCATAGCCAaacctttgtgcttttttttttttttttttttttttaaattaataatggAGACAGACAGCTGGGAGGATGGTGagtttacagcaaaataaagtcAGGGGGCTATGTGCAAAAATAAAGGGCGGTTGCATTAAGATTAAAACTCTCAGGAGAGAAGAGATGGGAATATGCAGCAGCCAAGAGCTCAGTGGGATGAGGCCCCGGCGCCAGTGGGGTTTGTCCCCAAATTAGAGGCAAATCATGTCCATGGGACTCgatgggggggctgcaggctcTGATCAGCCCATCGGGGTGGCCGGTGGTGCACCAAGGGCCACCGCAGCCCAGCACAACCCTCCCTGACCCTTTTGCTCTGCAGTCGAACAGGACCGGGACATCTTCTCCCCGAAGCCGTACTGGAAGGAGTTCAGATTTGACCTGACCCAGGTGCCCACGGGCGAGTCGGTGACAGCAGCCGAGTTTCGCATCTACAAGGCGCGGGGTGTCACCCGCCACGCCAACAACACCCTCCACATCAGCATCTATGAGATCGCTGCCGAGCACTCCAACAGgtgagggggacagggatggggatggggatggagctggggatGGTGATGAAGTTGGGGATGGTGATGGCGATGAAGTTGGGGATGGCGATGAAGTTGGGGATGGCGATGGCAATGGCGATGGTGATGAATTTGGGGATGGCGATGAAGTTGAGGATGGTGATGAAGTTGGGGATGGTGATGGCAGTGAagttggggatggggatgttGATGAAGTTGAGGATGGGGATGGTGATGAAGTTGGGGATGGCAATGGCAGTGAagttggggatggggatgttGATGAAGTTGAGGATGGGGATGGTGATGAAGTTGGGGATGGCAATGAAATTGGGGATGGGCATGGTGATGAAGTTGGGGATGGCGATGGCAGTGAAGCTGGGGATGGCCGTGAAATTGAGGATGGGGATGGTGATGAAGTTGGGGATGGCCATGAAATTGAGGATGGGGATGGTGATGAAGTTGGGGATGGCGATGGCAGTGAAGTTGGGGATAGGGATGTTGATGAAGTTGAGGATGGGGATGGTGATGAAGTAGGGGATGGAGATGGCGATGAAGTTGAGGATGGGGCCCCCCACAAGCACCAGCCCCAGAACTTTCCCTTCCCACCACCATGGAAACGCCGAGGGAAGCAGCACCACCGTGGCCGGTTGTTCCCATGCTTTCCCACTGGGCAATGCCACAGCCCAGCTTTTCGGCCAGGGCTGGGAGGATACTTTTCCCAGGGCAGCTGCCACCATCACGTCCGGCACAGCTGGAGGCACCAGGAGCCACGGTCCTGACCTGGTTGTGCCAGGACCTGTATGGACACAGGCACCGAGGAGTCATTTCCGTGAATTATTGCTCATGCTGGTGCCCTTTGGGTACTGTTACTCACcggctcttttttccccccatttctaCAGGGAGTCTGACCTGTTCCTGCTGGATGTCCAGGACCTGCGTGCCGGGACCGAAGGCTGGCTGGTGTTTGACGTCACGGCCGCCAGCAACCACTGGTTAGTGGATCAGAAGTACAACCTGGGGCTGCGACTCTACGTAGAGACAGATGATGGTAAGCGTGCCTAACCTACCTACAGCATTTGGGGCCAAATCCCCAGGAACTGCACGTAGCCAaggcatttcaggacatggtttagcaggcatggttgatggttggacttgatgatcttgaaggtcttttccaacctaaatgattctataaccAGAGTCCTCTCATCTCCCCTGTTGGTGCCACAGCAGGCGGTGGTGGGGTTTGTCTCCTCACTGCAATTTTAAATTTCCAGCTGTGATGGAGAACCCACGGGCGCCAGAAGTCGGCTGGGTTTGCAAGCAAGAAGCCTCCTAAAGGCATTCATGCTAATGGGGTTCCTGGTGTGGACTGTAATAACTCCATTAGCACTTAATGAACTCCTTACCTGGAGGGATCCtcgtgtgtttgtgtgtgtgcgtgagctGGAGGATTAACCCTCTTCTCACCACGGGATCTAATCTGCTTCAAAGAAGCATCTCTGctcccatgggggggggggggggggggatgacaaaTGTCCCATccatccccttccctcccagcacaCCGAGCTTTCCTCCCCAGTGGTGAAGGGGAAAATTGGTCGCTTGGGTCTCACTTGGTTTTAATCCTTGAACTGCTCTGCGTGACCATCGCACGGTGGCAGCCGTGCAGGGTGATGCCGTACCACCTCTGTAAGCTGCCCATCATACACCCACCTGGGGGGCAAAAGCAGAGTGGGAGCCCTGGGTTGGGAATGGGGAGGGGTCCAGCTGCTGGGAATGCTGAAACCGCAGCTCCCCACTGcaaatttccagtatttttttctccttgctatAACCAAATGAGTTCATTCTGAGAGCAAACCGGTGCGTGGTCCCATCCCTGCAGGGCACAGCGTCGACCCGGGCTCGGCAGGTCTGCTGGGGCGCCGGGGTCCCCGCTCCAAGCAGCCCTTCATGGTGACATTTTTCCGGGCAAGTCCCAGCCCCGCGCGTGTTACACGGGCGGCCAAGCCCCCGAGGAGGCGGCAACCCAAGAAGACGAACGACCTCCCGCATCCAAACAAGCTGCCGGGAATTTTTGGTAAGAGCTTTGCAGGACGAGAAGTGGTCCCAATGGAAAACACCGGGTTCTGCTGCTGCCTTGATTGAGGGATATTCTGTTAGTAGCTTGCCCTGTCAGAAATCCCAATTTTAGCCCCAAGGGAAGCAGAACAAAGAGCTCTGGGTTTTTAGGATTGGGGTTGTTTGCAGTTCAGGAGGTGCAGTGGGTCTGGGGCAATagtgttttgtggggttttcacCCTACCTGAATATTGGACTTTTTGCGTCACTGCCTTTGGCTTTGAAGCCACCCTGGGAGGGCATCACCCCGGGAGGGTGTCACGGCCCCGGGAAGCTGTTCAGGCCAGAGGGGAGCGGGAAGCCCCAGCTCTCACAAACCCATTTAGCTTGGGAAACCCTTGAGTCCAACGGCTCTGTGAGTGGAGCTGGGATTTAGCCCTTCCCAGGCTGAATCCCCACGTCCCAGTGCTGGAGCAATAGATTTCAGGCCGGTCTgaagcttcttttccttttgcgcACCAGTGGAGGCTcctcttcttttgttcttttggaTTAACTCCGCTCATACGGGCTCTTCAATCCCACCCTTGAGTGGAGATGGCTGGGGAGGAGCGGGATGCTGGCACCACGGGGCTGAAGCTGTCTGTCCCCTTCTTCCACAGATGATGTCCATGCCACGGATGGGCGGCAGGTCTGCCGGCGCCACGAGCTCTATGTCAGCTTTCAGGACCTCGGTTGGCTGGTACTTATCTACTGGGagaaatgaatgcaaaaaaaaaaactaaaataaatccaTCATTATTTCCCCCCCTCCAGGCTCCCTTCCAGCCTGGCTTCTCCTGCCCATAAAGCAATCTGTAAGCAGTGCGGGCAGACGGGAGCTGCCACAGCCCCATCCCGGGAGCTGAGAAGGCAAACATGAACTGccacaaccccaaaccccaccggTGACCCTGAACAACTCATGgctcaggctgaaaaaaaaatcaaaataaacccttgctgctggcacagctgccCGGGGAGGAGCCGGCTGggttgtttttgcaggtggggAATAGATGAAGGGGTGCAGAAGGGTGAAGTCCATggcataatctttttttttttttttttttttttgcaggactgGGTGATTGCCCCACAGGGGTACTCAGCCTACTACTGCGAGGGGGAATGTGCCTTCCCCCTGGACTCCTGCATGAATGCCACCAACCACGCCATCCTGCAGTCCTTGGTCAGTGCAACCCGCGATGGCAGCCCCGGGGGGGacgctgggggtcctggggggagcgGTCAGACCCCAGCGGGTCCTGATGGAAAAGTGGATTTGGGGCCGGGCATGCTTGCATTTGAGAGCGTTTAGGTCGGAGGGTGCAGTTTAACTCCAGCTCCCGATAAAGCATCAGTGGGTGCGTGCACATCTGGATGGGTGCTCAGCCGGTGGGGAAAGGCATCGGGTCACCCATGCATCCTCCTCGCCAGCTGTGCGCCAGGGTTTCATCCAAGGCCCCATGAAGCGCTGCTGTGGCTCAGCACCCAAACGTTGGGCTCAGCATATTCCAAGCAGGAAGGCTTTAATGCCCCATTTTTTCCCAAACCCACCCCACATCCCAGCCGGTGCTTTAATTTCTGGAATTTCCTGCCCTGTGAGTGTTTGATTTCCCAATGGCAGAGTCACACCGGCTCCGGTGTTCGCGGTTAATTACAGGGAGCGCCGAGTCCTTGGCCGAGCCTTTGAAGGTGTCGCCTGGTGGGGTTTAATTTTTTCCATTAACGAACCTGCCAGAGGCCCCTTCCAGGGCTGGGCACGATCCTggcagcggcggggaggggaccCCTTCCCCCCCTACACCCACCCATCACCCCTAAACCCAATGCTCTTCCCGAAACGGAGCCGTTTGGGCAGGATATGAATCACCTGGCGCCCGGATCCGGCCCTTCTGGGAAGCGCCGGGGCAAACGTGGCCGGGGAGCCGTGCCAGCCCCGGCCTGTGCTGCAAATAGCAGGGTTTGACAGCAAAAACACCGGACTTCCGAACTGGGAGAGCTCGGCTGCCCCTGCAATAAATTAATCGCACATGTCGGGTAAAGCCAGCAAGGGTTGCGTGCGTCCAGCAGCCTGTGAGCCTCCCAGCTTACGCTGTATAGCAAATTACTGGGATAACGTGCGTCCTGAGCAGGGGATGACTGAGCCAAAGGAGAGTCGTGTTGAGAGATGTGTTGTGTTCTTAAGATTTTAGTGCAAGATGTTAAATTTGGGGCAGTGCTGAGCCCAGAAGGAGGATCTCTATTTGCAACagcaccccaccacccccacagGAGTGAGACCTGCACTGCcccgatttatttatttttttagccatTTGCCTATTTACAGTGAGAAAAGGGCCCAGAAATCCCAAATTAATGAAGGGGCTGCCTTGCCTGCACAGTGCCACGAGCCCTGCTCCAATATAAACTGCAGCAAGGACTGCCCAGAgtttagaataaatatttttgcaaaaagcTGGAAATAATCTCCTCATTCACCCAGGCTTTTTGCAGTTAAGAGCTGGTTTGATGCTTTTGCTTCTGCCTGGAGCCGCGTTTGCCGGCGCTCACAGGCTTCATCCATCCCCCAGGTCCACCTGATGAAGCCCGAAGCCGTCCCCAAGGCGTGCTGTGCCCCCACGAAGCTCAGTGCCACCTCCGTCCTCTACTACGACAGCAACAACAACGTCATCCTCAAGAAACACCGCAACATGGTGGTGAAATCCTGCGGCTGCCACTGACGGTCaggtcccatccccatccctgaacgtcccagcccagccccaccagAACAACATGACACTGGGTTTCTGCTGCACGGATGGAAGAGGAGTTTCACGGGCTGCATCATGGCAAAGtccattaataataataaataataaaaataaatccctcCCACCCCTTCCTAGAAGTGGATGTAAATAATATAAAACTTTTATTCTCTGACCGCACTTAATGagacacatacacatatacatatatatatatagggaaGAGAGGATTTGTGGCTGGTTACGTGTCTGGTTTTTTCGCGGCTGATGTGTTTTCCCCTCACGCTGCTGGCTCACAGGCTGCTGCAGTCTCCGGTGGAGGCAGTTTGGGCTGAAGGGCAATTAGGACACGGGAGGCGGCATCTGAGTTGCTCTGGGATTGAGCTGTTTCTAGCCATGTATGTCTAACTACCGCACCTCTACCCAGCGCTTTTAATTCCCTTAATGAAAACACCGTCAGCCAATTAAGTAGCTGGCTGACTAACCCGCTCCTGTTTACTCAAAGTTCACAAAACTcagccagctggaaaaaaaaaaaaaaaatccatattgaGCTATGACACTGTTATAAAATAAACGCCTAGTTTGGAAAATAAACACGTAGTTTCTcttgctctttgttttttaataaatgtcacAGCACAGCAGTGCTCTGTTTGGTGGACAGGATTTCGCAACGAAAAAATACTTGGGGTCGGCTATAACTGTACCTATTTGCTTGAAAACAAGCACCGCCAAACTGTTGTGATGTTGTGAGTTTTAGGTCAGGCTGCGTCTCCCTGGCCGGGAGGGCGGCTGCACTCACCGGTGGATGCTTCCCGTGGGCTCACAACGGGGCTGCAGCCgcaccagccccaggcagctTCCCTGGGCTATTTGCACAATTAAGTTACTTATTTGCtctgattttaaaaggaaagggcCTGGCCTGTTCCTCAGCTCGGGTGCCTGGGGAACCTTGCGTCACTAAACAAATAACGAACCTGGCTTAgccaaatgcaaaggaaaaaatcccaataAACCCACCAAAATAAGAAAGATCTCCCTGCCAATGCACGGTTTCCTGAGAAAAGGTCTCACTTCTTTGGAAAGATTTTATCTCCTGACTAATTCCATATGAAATCCAGCTCAGGATGCGATTATGGCTCTGTGCGACGTGGTGCCTTCAGGAGAGAGAAAGCCCAGGGCTTCCACTGACTCTCCTGTCGAGCGAGGGCTCTCCCTGGTTCAGGTGTTGCTGAAGGTGTCTGCAAGGACTGTCTTCAAAAATTTGAGATATAAACGATAAAAAGAAGTGAGCaaggaagggaaatgctgggttgttttctgtgtttctcagGAGTCACGTCTGAGTGCCCGTATCTCATCTTGTCCCAGTTGTAGGGCAATGCACAACCCCCAAACGGCATGGAAAACCAGCAAGTGCATAAAGGCAACCCGCTGTTTATTATGGAAAACGAACACCCCCGATACCTGTGAGCAGCTGGGCTGGCAAAACCAAAAATCCCCAGTTGTACAAGCTCTTAAAAACATTCCCTACACCTCAGCCCCACACACCTGACCCTCCtctctgccctggcagccccgTCCCTCCTGCCAACGCCTACGCAAGCTCAAAACCACACATCCCTTCCTCCCCACGATCACACACTCCCAGAAGTACCCAGTGCCATAATTTCATAGAAAACCCCAAATCAATCACTTTCCACCGACGTGGTTACCTTTGTGGTGCACGGCCAGAGCTACCCACTGATGGGAACTATAAATGTACGTGGCTATCCCAATCTGCAAACCAGAGTTTGGAAATTAAACCCCTTCCTACAGtctcatcacttttttttcccttcttatcaCCCAAAAGCCTTCTTCATTTCCTGGTGCTTCTTGTCCAGACCTTGTTCTCCCACTTACACATCCCAGTAAATGCCCTCCTTCTCGGATGGAGATGGAGTTGGACTGGGCTGGCTTCCCAGCAGGACGGCCGCCAGCCAGGGACCTACCTCCCTCTGCTGATGGGAAAGGACACTACAGAGCCAGGGACATGCCAAAAACGCCTCCACGAGATCCTGCTGTGGAAAAATCATGAGAGATTCGGCTCTGCTCTTCTTGCCTTGGCAAGCTTCCCCTGGAGCCAGGATTTAGGCACTGGATTTGAGAAGATGAGGGCAAAtgcacaaaaaaacaacaaaaaaagcatctTTGCTCAAAAGCAAAGACCATCCTCACATGGTGAGAATTCAACAGCCAGGG
The DNA window shown above is from Accipiter gentilis chromosome 17, bAccGen1.1, whole genome shotgun sequence and carries:
- the LOC126047349 gene encoding bone morphogenetic protein 8B-like: MGRSVVPAVGRGPLGALALLWAVAVLFQLGTGSGLLRRRRLHATGFLQRRLNGGERRDVQREILAVLGLPGRPRPRTPAASRSPAAAAPLFMLDLYHAVAGEEEEEEEEEEEEGEEEDEEEVEEEEAAGSRRVLTGLSTQSPPPGRVVSRADTVVSLVNLVEQDRDIFSPKPYWKEFRFDLTQVPTGESVTAAEFRIYKARGVTRHANNTLHISIYEIAAEHSNRESDLFLLDVQDLRAGTEGWLVFDVTAASNHWLVDQKYNLGLRLYVETDDGHSVDPGSAGLLGRRGPRSKQPFMVTFFRASPSPARVTRAAKPPRRRQPKKTNDLPHPNKLPGIFDDVHATDGRQVCRRHELYVSFQDLGWLDWVIAPQGYSAYYCEGECAFPLDSCMNATNHAILQSLVHLMKPEAVPKACCAPTKLSATSVLYYDSNNNVILKKHRNMVVKSCGCH